Genomic window (Paucidesulfovibrio gracilis DSM 16080):
TGCTCTGCGAAATTCTGCCGTCCGTGGACATGGTGCGCATGGTCAACTCCGGCACCGAGGCCACCATGAGCGCCCTGCGTCTGGCCCGGGCCTACACGGGACGTGACAAGGTCATCAAATTCCACGGCGGCTACCATGGCCACAGCGACTGCTTCCTGGCCTCGGCCGGTTCGGGCATGGCCACCCTGTCCATCCCCGGCACCCCGGGCGTTCCCGAAACCTTTGTGGCCGGAACCCTGCTGGCTCATTATAATGATCTGGCCGGTGTGCGGCAGCTTTTTGAGGAAAACCCCGAGGAAGTGGCCGCGGTATTTGTGGAGCCGGTGGCGGGGAACATGGGCTGCGTGCTCCCGGGCGAAGGCTGGCTTTCGGGCCTGCGCGCCCTGTGCGACGAGTTCGGCGCGTTGCTGGTGTTTGACGAAGTCATCACCGGTTTCCGCGTGGATTTGGGCGGTGCGCAAAAACGGTTCGGCATCGACCCGGACCTGACCTGCCTGGGCAAGATCATCGGCGGGGGCTTCCCCGTGGGGTGCTACGGCGGCAAGCGGAAATTTATGGAACGCATCGCCCCGTGCGGCGATGTGTACCAGGCCGGAACCCTGTCCGGTAACCCCGTGGCCATGGCCGCGGGACTGGCCACCCTGCGCGAATTGCAGAAGCAGGATTACGCGGCCCTGGAAAAACGCACCCTGGAGCTGGCCACGGAATTGAAGTCCATTCTGGAATCCAAGGGATTGCCCGTGACCCTCAACCACGTGGCTTCCATCTTTACGCTGTTCCTCACCGAGGGACCGGTCACGGACTTCCCCAGCGCCTCCACAGCGGACGGTGAAACCTTCGCCAAATACTACGCCCAGATGCGCGCTGCCGGAGTGAACGTGGCTCCCAGCGGATTTGAGTGCAGTTTCACGTCCTTTGCCCACACGGACGAGGACTTTGAAAAAACGTTGGAAGCGGCCCGCGCGGTCAGCTTGTAACCATTCAGTAAGGGAGTGCCTTTGCGGGCCGGTGCCGAACGGCGTTTTCCCCCGGCCCGCAAAGGATTTTCCCCAAAGGGGCGGCAATGTTCACAGGATTGGTACAGGGCATGGGCAGTGTGGAAGCCGTGGACCCGCGTGGCGGGGAAACCCGGCTGCGCATCCGTGCGCTTTATGATCTGCGGGATATCGTCAAGGGCGAATCCATTGCTGTGAACGGTGCCTGTCTGACCGTTGAGACTTTCGGCGACCGCTGGTTCACGGCCTACGCCAGCCGCGAGACCATGGACCGGACCAACCTCGGCAAGCAGCGCGTGGGATCCCAGGTGAACCTGGAACGCGCCCTGGCCCTGGGCGACCGTTTGGGCGGTCACCTCGTGAGCGGGCATGTGGACTGCCTCGCGGAAGTGCAGAGCGTGAACCCGGTCGGCCAGTCCCGGCAATATCGACTGGGGTTTGCGCCGGACCTGGGTCCGCTCGTGGTGGCCAAAGGGTCCGTGGCCCTGGACGGCATCAGCCTGACCGTGAACGAATGCGGACCGGACTGGCTGACCGTGAACATCATCCCCGCCACCCAGCAGGAAACCACCATTGCCTCCTGGACCCCGGGCCGCCGGGTGAATATGGAAGTGGACATTCTGGGCCGCTACGTTCAGCGTATGCTTGGCGCCTATGTCGGCGGGGCTGGCGACTCCGACCGCAACACATCCGAAGGCAAGCTCACGGAATCGTTTCTTCGCGAACACGGTTTTTGATCCCTGCCGGCGCAGTGCGCCAGCGCGTTGATCTCAGCTTGCCGTGGTACCGCGGCCCTTGTCTCCTCCCACACGAATATCAGCCGCCACCACGCCCACCACGCCGCCCTCGCGGTCGCGCATGGGAATGGAAACCGTGATGCACGGCGCTCCCGATGTCTCGGAGGTATAAATATCCGACAGCGAGAGCGTGCCGCTTTGCATGGCCTCGGTATACCAGGGCCGGGCCGACCAATCCCTTCCAAAGGCTTTGGCGTCTTCGGGCGTGGCGCTGTCGGGTTGGGCGATGTTGCTGACGGTCTGCCTTCCCCGGGCGTCCGTGACGTACAACAGTTCCAGGGAGCCGTTTGAACGGACAGCCCGGCGCAGCGCGGCTTCCTGCCGCTCCCGTTGCAGAGAGAGAATGCCCGGATCCTGTGCAAGTCCCTGGACCACTTTTCTGGGACCGCCGCCGCCCACCATGTCAAATACGCTGTTGACCAGCCCCAGTTCCCGCACCTGTTCGGCCAGAGCCGATACCGCGTTGTCTGATCGCTGCATGACCTCGGTGGTATGGTCTGCAATGCGGCTCACCTCGCCGATGGTCCGGTTGATCTCTTCGCTGGTCTTGGCCTGCTGCTCCGCGGCCACGGCAATGGAGCGCACCTGTCGGGAACTGGCCCGGGACAACTCCACGATGCGGTCCAGGGTGGTTCGGGATTGACGCGCCTGCTCCACGGCGTCGGTCACCTGTTCGGTGGCCTGGCCCATTTCTCCGCTGGCCTGGGTTACGCCTTCCTGAATGGCCCGCACCGTATCGTGAACCTCACTGGTGGCGTCCATGGTTTTTTCGGCCAATTTGCGCACCTCATCCGCGACTACGGCGAATCCCCGACCGGATTCGCCTGCACGCGCCGCTTCAATGGCGGCATTGAGAGCCAGCAGGTTGGTCTGGTCCGCGATGTCGGAAATCAGGCTCATGACCCTGCGGATGGCATCGGCATGATCCCCCAGCGCGGCAATGTGTGTGGAAAGCTGCCGGGTATGGTCGGCCACGGATTCAATGTCCTGTTCGGTTCTATGCATTTCCCGGGCGCCGTCGTCGGCGCAGCTGCGGGTGTCTGCTGCGGCCTGGGACGCTTCCTCGGCGTTGCGGGCCACTTCGATCACGGTGCAGTTCATCTCTTCCATGGCCGAGGCCGTGGACGTAAGGCTGGAACGCTGGGATTCCGCGCCTTGGGAGGCCTGGGAAGAGGCATCCCGCACCTGTTCGGCCGCCTTTTGGATGTCGGTGAGGGCGCGCTCCAGGGCGTGGGCGCTGGAGCGCAGACCGGCTTCGCGTTGCAGGGTGGCTCTGTGCCGTTCGTCGTGGGTATCCTTGCGGGCCTGGGCCGTGGATCGCCGCTCGCTGTCCAGTTCCTGCTGCAGGGTCTGACGCTCCTGGATCAGCGTTTGGAG
Coding sequences:
- the hemL gene encoding glutamate-1-semialdehyde 2,1-aminomutase, which codes for MPDSKNLFERACRVLPGGVNSPVRACRSVGCDPLFVTKTAGSKMWTADGQELVDYIMSWGPMLLGHAHPAVEEAAVRAVRAGASFGTPCEDEVLLAELLCEILPSVDMVRMVNSGTEATMSALRLARAYTGRDKVIKFHGGYHGHSDCFLASAGSGMATLSIPGTPGVPETFVAGTLLAHYNDLAGVRQLFEENPEEVAAVFVEPVAGNMGCVLPGEGWLSGLRALCDEFGALLVFDEVITGFRVDLGGAQKRFGIDPDLTCLGKIIGGGFPVGCYGGKRKFMERIAPCGDVYQAGTLSGNPVAMAAGLATLRELQKQDYAALEKRTLELATELKSILESKGLPVTLNHVASIFTLFLTEGPVTDFPSASTADGETFAKYYAQMRAAGVNVAPSGFECSFTSFAHTDEDFEKTLEAARAVSL
- a CDS encoding riboflavin synthase codes for the protein MFTGLVQGMGSVEAVDPRGGETRLRIRALYDLRDIVKGESIAVNGACLTVETFGDRWFTAYASRETMDRTNLGKQRVGSQVNLERALALGDRLGGHLVSGHVDCLAEVQSVNPVGQSRQYRLGFAPDLGPLVVAKGSVALDGISLTVNECGPDWLTVNIIPATQQETTIASWTPGRRVNMEVDILGRYVQRMLGAYVGGAGDSDRNTSEGKLTESFLREHGF
- a CDS encoding methyl-accepting chemotaxis protein; its protein translation is MCLTLGLAGAGLAIRESGREARFLNELDSWTKAANEALRSVQENATPAVWSPEFGILEQRIPQICDLEQELQTLIQERQTLQQELDSERRSTAQARKDTHDERHRATLQREAGLRSSAHALERALTDIQKAAEQVRDASSQASQGAESQRSSLTSTASAMEEMNCTVIEVARNAEEASQAAADTRSCADDGAREMHRTEQDIESVADHTRQLSTHIAALGDHADAIRRVMSLISDIADQTNLLALNAAIEAARAGESGRGFAVVADEVRKLAEKTMDATSEVHDTVRAIQEGVTQASGEMGQATEQVTDAVEQARQSRTTLDRIVELSRASSRQVRSIAVAAEQQAKTSEEINRTIGEVSRIADHTTEVMQRSDNAVSALAEQVRELGLVNSVFDMVGGGGPRKVVQGLAQDPGILSLQRERQEAALRRAVRSNGSLELLYVTDARGRQTVSNIAQPDSATPEDAKAFGRDWSARPWYTEAMQSGTLSLSDIYTSETSGAPCITVSIPMRDREGGVVGVVAADIRVGGDKGRGTTAS